GACCTTCATGTAACCGGCCGAGAAGGCCGTGATCCGGGTGATCTTCACGCGGTCACCGCCCAGAGGCCGGGCCGGAGTGTCATTGCCGGGTCCGGGCCTCGAACTTGCCCACGAGGGTGGGAGCGGGAACCTCCACCGGTGCGGTCTCCAGGTATCCGGTGACGCTCACGATCGTGTCCCGGAACCAGATGTCGAACGGGTTGTCGGATGCCGTCATCTTGTCGAGGATGGCCTCGGGGTCGACGCCGTCGATGGCCACGATGGCCAGATCCATCCCGGGAAGGCGCTGCTCCCAGACCACCTCGCGCGAGACGCCCATCCGCCGGTGATGGTCGGCCCACTCCTCGTACCGGGGTCCGGTGACCTCCCGCATCATCCGGCGCCACGCCTCCCGCTTCCCGGGAAGGATCGGTGCCACTATCAGAAACTCGGTCGTCTCCGCCAACGAGGTCTCCCATTCTCCGGGCAGGTGCGGAGTGTATCAATCGGGTGGGTCGCCCCACGCGCCCGTATTGGGTGCTCCTAGACTCGTCGGGTGCGGTTGCTGCCGACTCGCCCACCCGACCGGAGCGCACCGGCGTGAAGGTTTTTGACTTCGATCCGGGCAGGATCCACCTCTTGAGCTTGAGCCAGGGGGATGACCTGCTGGGCTCGCTGACAGAGTTCGCCCGATCCAACGGCGTCCTAGGCGCGACGATCACCTTTCTCGGCTCGGTGAGCCGTGCCGACCTCTCCTGGTACGACCCGGATACCGGCGACTACCGCACCTTCGTCCGGGAGGAGCAACTCGAGGTCGCGGGCGGGACGGGCAACATCTCCCTGTACGAAGGCCAACCGCTGGTGCACATACACGCTGTGTTCGCCGACTCGACAGGCCGGACAATTGCCGGCCACATCAACCGGGGAACCACCGTGTTCGCGATGGAAGCCACCGTCCAGCAACTCGTGGGCGATCCGCCGGAGTTCTGGGGGACTCTATGAACCGGTGCCGGTTGCCGACCGCAGTGCCTTACACGGCCATGCCGGTCGGCTGTCGCCGCAAACGATCCGAGACCAGCGGTCTGCCTGCGAAGTGGACCGCTAGTCTCCGTTTCGGCGGAACCCCCTAAGGAGGCGCCATTGACTGACCGCAACACCGGTGACGTGGGCGGAGAAATCGCCGACGGGTCACCGGTCATCTCGCTGCGGGATGTGAGCAAGGAGTTCAAGCTGCGGAGGGGAGAGTCGCTGCTGGCGGTCTCCGACGTCAGCTTCGATGTGGCGGCCGGGGAGTTCGTGGCGCTAATCGGTCCATCCGGCTGTGGTAAGTCGACCTTGCTACGGCTGGTGGGATCGCTGGAGACACCTTCCCTTGGAACAGTGGTCGTGAACGGGCGACAGCCTGCCGAGTTGGCGGCTGCGCATCGCCTGGGCGTGGCCTTCCAAGATCACGCTCTGCTCCCCTGGCTCAGTTCGTGGGACAACATCGCTCTGCCTTTCCACGTGGCCGGGATGAAGCCGGACCGCGAGCGCATCTCCGATCTCATCTCCCTCGTCGGTATGGCGGGGTTCGAGAAGGCGAGGCCGAAGCAGCTCTCGGGCGGGATGCGCCAGCGCGTCGCCATCGCCCGCGCCCTCGCCCTGAACCCCGAAGTCCTGCTTCTCGACGAGCCGTTCGGAGCTCTCGATGCGGTGACCCGCCGGCAGATGAACATGGAACTGCAGCGGATCTGGTCCGCTCAGCAGCACACCACGATTCTCGTGACCCATTCGGTGGACGAGGCCCTCTTCCTCGCCGACCGCGTCATCGTTCTGACCGAGCGGCCGGGGCAGGTGAAGTTGGTACAGGAAGTGGAGTTCGAGAGGCCTCGGACACGGGAGCTGGCGACCACTCCGGAATTCCACGCGATAGCCGACGAGCTCACCCTGGCCTTGGACTCTACGGAGACCTGAGAGCCCTCTTCCCGCAGATCAGCCCAGGCCGCGGATCAGGCTGCCCTGTGCTCGGAACCGACCAGAAGGAAAGTGGCGCCCCGTCAGTCGGAGACGCCACTTCCCTATAACCGGGAGACCCGGGCGATCAGCACTCGAGGAGCGAAGCTCCG
The sequence above is a segment of the bacterium genome. Coding sequences within it:
- a CDS encoding DNA-binding protein encodes the protein MKVFDFDPGRIHLLSLSQGDDLLGSLTEFARSNGVLGATITFLGSVSRADLSWYDPDTGDYRTFVREEQLEVAGGTGNISLYEGQPLVHIHAVFADSTGRTIAGHINRGTTVFAMEATVQQLVGDPPEFWGTL
- a CDS encoding ABC transporter ATP-binding protein gives rise to the protein MTDRNTGDVGGEIADGSPVISLRDVSKEFKLRRGESLLAVSDVSFDVAAGEFVALIGPSGCGKSTLLRLVGSLETPSLGTVVVNGRQPAELAAAHRLGVAFQDHALLPWLSSWDNIALPFHVAGMKPDRERISDLISLVGMAGFEKARPKQLSGGMRQRVAIARALALNPEVLLLDEPFGALDAVTRRQMNMELQRIWSAQQHTTILVTHSVDEALFLADRVIVLTERPGQVKLVQEVEFERPRTRELATTPEFHAIADELTLALDSTET